From the genome of Haloarcula taiwanensis:
CTAGGTCTTCACCGACAACGGGAACACCGTGTTCCTCGAGCGTCTCGCGCACCTTCTTCGCGTTTCGCGACCCGATAGAGGAGCCGCTCTCTGAGAAGTCGAGCATATCGCTCCCACCGGCGATTTTGGCTTCCATCGCCTCCGTCGACGCCCCGGCATCCGCCATGGCCTCGATGAGTGCTTCGATGCCTGTGTCCGCGAACTTCGCATGGTTCCCGCCGTCGATATCAGCCGCCGACGGAAGCATAACGTGAACGAGCCCGGCCACCGTCTTGCGGGTGTCGTATATCGCGATCCCGATACAGGAGCCGAGCCCACTCGTG
Proteins encoded in this window:
- a CDS encoding chemotaxis protein CheD, yielding MKVYDGSQTESPEQGTPERIKVGIAEYKVATEPAVLTTSGLGSCIGIAIYDTRKTVAGLVHVMLPSAADIDGGNHAKFADTGIEALIEAMADAGASTEAMEAKIAGGSDMLDFSESGSSIGSRNAKKVRETLEEHGVPVVGEDLGGDHGRSVKLEADTGNFIVKSANTDSITL